In one window of Prevotella sp. E13-17 DNA:
- a CDS encoding porin family protein, translating to MKRLLLILVILAVAMADGAAQKRKVQNRPYVDLRPMHFGISIGMNMQDVKMKNVGPQLVALPDVGEQERTVYCDADTWNPGFSVGVVGDLRLNQYLSLRVTPSMHFGSKRLVFRDMDNLSENGTPRETTQDMKNTYVSVPVDVKFAAERFNNYRPYMLAGVSPMLNLSGKDQDYSHLKPFDVMLEVGMGCDLYLPFFKLIPELKFCYGLTNAYDSSHASELRDVNQRVFTNAVGSARSSMFVFTLYFE from the coding sequence ATGAAACGACTACTGTTGATACTCGTCATACTGGCTGTGGCCATGGCCGATGGTGCCGCTCAGAAGCGCAAGGTGCAGAACCGACCTTATGTGGATTTGCGCCCCATGCACTTTGGCATCAGCATTGGCATGAACATGCAGGATGTGAAGATGAAGAACGTGGGGCCGCAGTTGGTGGCACTGCCCGACGTGGGCGAACAGGAACGCACGGTGTATTGCGATGCCGACACGTGGAATCCGGGCTTCAGCGTGGGGGTGGTGGGCGACCTCCGACTCAACCAGTACCTCTCGCTGCGCGTCACGCCATCAATGCATTTCGGGTCGAAGCGTCTGGTGTTTCGCGATATGGACAACCTGAGCGAGAACGGAACGCCACGCGAGACGACGCAGGACATGAAGAACACGTATGTGTCGGTGCCCGTGGATGTGAAGTTTGCAGCAGAGCGCTTCAACAACTATCGCCCTTATATGCTGGCTGGCGTCAGCCCCATGCTGAACCTCTCGGGCAAGGATCAGGACTATAGTCACCTGAAGCCCTTTGACGTGATGCTGGAGGTCGGCATGGGTTGCGACTTGTACCTGCCTTTCTTCAAGTTGATACCCGAGCTGAAGTTCTGCTACGGACTGACCAATGCCTATGACAGTAGCCATGCCAGCGAGCTACGCGACGTCAACCAGCGTGTGTTTACCAATGCTGTTGGCTCTGCCCGTAGCAGCATGTTTGTGTTTACACTTTATTTCGAATAG
- a CDS encoding RagB/SusD family nutrient uptake outer membrane protein, translating into MINKTKKYCFGVLLTAMTAFTLSSCDDYFDDVPNNATSLEDVFSNRGQTLSWLSNVYSYIPNTLQTRYQGGTSNGMMLHASLSGYQPWSDGGNGKHLNIINGTLSPSTGWVADMFTNYYRGIQYANVYLQHVDECAPMSDREKATTKAECRALRAYFYFCLMKNFGPVAIIGDRVNGVEDDLGNMMEERSTVDECFDYILSEFDDVLSSGDLLTKYDDENTFIRQYAGNFTEETVRGIRSEVLLFRASYLFNGDPFYADVTNPDGKKLFPQARDNQKWIDARDAAKELIDDGQWRLVLRNSSGELVNSVDQSCPYNSVLYACIGNSDNEEMIVGTTKNSTDTYPMVPRNNGGSLPAPYGTVDGGAGAYTVPLEFVDLYFTNKGLRIEEDPDYFTYDEYGDETQYTNALVNLRKTTYNDPYSGYNYFTMQNAHPIMKQFYDREARFYLGITFQNRPWNIGNGKNAPSEMNYSGNSGPNSSGTHDYPVFGTICRKSCQYASALGGWNYCVLLRLGEVYLNYAEACAELGDLEEALTAVNAIRARAGVAEYKLNASDNSKGARGEDRIALPAYDQTTVLKAIYRERLIEMAFENKYYYDVRRWGVAEGKWRTNGEELTDGWIYAPYHKGGEGGDLYGYNLYGSNTATDLKFYKRVVQQHRIFAKRMSLLPIPQEELNRNHLCVQNKGWESTVDEQNKQ; encoded by the coding sequence ATGATTAATAAAACAAAGAAATATTGCTTTGGAGTCTTGCTGACCGCCATGACTGCGTTCACACTCAGCTCATGCGACGACTACTTCGACGACGTGCCCAACAACGCCACTTCGCTCGAGGATGTCTTCTCTAACCGTGGGCAGACTCTCAGTTGGTTGTCCAACGTTTATTCTTATATCCCCAACACCCTGCAGACCCGCTATCAGGGAGGTACCAGCAACGGTATGATGCTGCATGCCTCACTCTCGGGCTATCAGCCTTGGAGCGATGGTGGTAATGGTAAGCATCTGAACATCATCAACGGTACGCTGTCGCCTTCTACGGGTTGGGTTGCGGACATGTTCACCAACTATTATCGTGGCATTCAGTATGCCAACGTGTACTTGCAACACGTGGATGAGTGTGCCCCTATGAGCGACAGAGAAAAAGCTACCACCAAGGCTGAGTGCCGTGCGCTGAGAGCTTATTTCTACTTCTGTCTGATGAAGAACTTCGGTCCTGTGGCTATCATTGGCGACCGTGTGAACGGTGTAGAAGACGACCTGGGCAACATGATGGAAGAGCGTAGCACCGTGGACGAGTGCTTCGACTACATTCTCAGCGAGTTCGACGATGTGCTGAGCAGTGGCGACCTGCTGACCAAGTATGACGATGAGAACACCTTCATCCGCCAGTATGCCGGCAACTTCACCGAAGAGACCGTTCGCGGTATCCGTTCTGAGGTGCTGTTGTTCCGCGCCAGCTATCTGTTCAATGGCGATCCATTCTATGCCGACGTTACTAATCCCGACGGCAAGAAGCTGTTCCCCCAAGCTCGCGACAACCAGAAATGGATTGACGCCCGCGATGCTGCCAAGGAACTGATCGACGATGGCCAGTGGCGACTGGTGCTGCGCAACAGCAGTGGCGAGCTGGTCAACTCGGTTGATCAGTCATGTCCCTACAACTCTGTTCTCTATGCCTGCATCGGCAACAGCGACAACGAGGAGATGATTGTGGGCACCACCAAGAACTCTACCGACACCTATCCTATGGTGCCGCGCAACAATGGTGGTTCGCTGCCCGCTCCCTACGGAACTGTTGACGGCGGTGCAGGTGCTTACACCGTGCCCTTGGAGTTTGTGGACCTCTACTTCACCAACAAGGGCTTGCGCATCGAAGAAGACCCTGACTACTTCACCTATGATGAGTATGGCGACGAGACTCAATATACCAACGCACTGGTGAACCTGCGTAAGACCACCTACAACGACCCTTATTCCGGCTACAACTACTTCACCATGCAGAACGCACATCCTATCATGAAGCAGTTCTACGACCGTGAGGCTCGTTTCTATCTGGGCATCACCTTCCAGAATCGTCCTTGGAACATTGGCAATGGTAAGAACGCTCCCAGCGAGATGAACTACTCGGGCAACTCTGGTCCTAACTCTTCTGGTACGCACGACTACCCTGTCTTCGGCACCATCTGCCGCAAGAGCTGTCAGTATGCAAGTGCACTGGGTGGTTGGAACTACTGCGTTCTGCTGCGTCTGGGCGAGGTTTACCTGAACTATGCCGAGGCTTGTGCCGAGCTGGGCGACCTGGAGGAAGCCCTGACTGCCGTCAATGCCATCCGTGCACGTGCTGGTGTGGCAGAGTATAAGCTCAATGCCAGCGACAACAGCAAGGGGGCTCGCGGCGAAGACCGCATTGCCCTGCCAGCCTACGATCAGACTACAGTGCTGAAGGCCATCTATCGAGAGCGCCTCATCGAGATGGCTTTCGAGAACAAGTACTACTACGACGTTCGTCGTTGGGGTGTGGCCGAAGGTAAGTGGCGCACCAATGGCGAGGAACTCACCGACGGTTGGATCTACGCTCCCTACCACAAGGGTGGTGAAGGTGGCGACCTGTATGGCTACAACCTCTATGGCAGCAACACCGCCACCGACCTGAAGTTCTACAAGCGCGTAGTACAGCAGCACCGTATCTTTGCTAAGCGCATGTCGCTGCTGCCCATTCCTCAGGAGGAGCTGAACCGCAACCACCTCTGTGTGCAGAACAAGGGTTGGGAAAGCACGGTTGACGAGCAAAACAAGCAGTAA
- a CDS encoding helix-turn-helix domain-containing protein, which produces MRRRLYGLFLLACVLKSACAYNIKHIQGLTNSFVLSVEQKPCGEMLFGTLDGLDGYDGVRVWSADTHGKNSIRGRVVENVMCVNGNQTWVLTNYGLNVFTRYKKEYKFFSQFAGLRKMKRNPRGDGFILDNGRLCYMGPDGNFRSLSLGLGDNVPWPCDYVVTDHQVLVFQNSRIMTYELLRHADGTYQIGRYHQRAANIRIAVESHDKEYIIDDQGMLLTYSYATRRFQKLFSLSHELATRGSINDIVEFNGELLMAFGTGGMISVVLPKGPNDTPKITDLNINTGVFCLTKDRYNDIVWIGTDGEGAMMLSNEAYTYCTYTGKSIFTKQQQAIRALLLDADNTLWVGSKGDGLLRVPHFSTANSQSLPQGTHFNDATPGLESRNIFSILDSKDGQHIWIGHDRGVSCYDRKSQRFIRMSLPGYAANVMAMAERDGRLWLAALGNGIVSAHIDEKNRQPELSDVKSYRLDGGSMSSNYFFCMAEGPQGYLLFGNRGKGLYKLKGDILEHVPFGDTEKTPNINDVFALRNIANNLWIGTSAGIIILDHKGTVKHIDTSHGLPSNTIHAFTLSSHGEVWASTSAGLAALSLQGDVIKVVDSNTIPGFKEYCDGAAYHAGNTLLFGSINGLAAISYDAHATPSANKLQIDFNRLSIQGIQQDIDDFMDPEAAVSTLRLDHQQNFFTIGVATYDYLGGSMLDYYYRLSASDEWTANGHSNQFTFSDMQPGHYTLYVKTRNISTGKESGEALLHIIITPPWYRRWWAYAFYMCCAAIVGWLLRRWWQQQQRHKHEMEVAQQQMQIASEQQSSASGSFSDALIEKEQQDFLEEVTEAVDKHIGNSHLDAEMLANILKISRRNLYRKFETAQLPPVKEFIKEYRVKTAARLLASTHMTISEVMYKTGYDTQSTFYKEFRRHFNQTPKAYREQQQSKNNTL; this is translated from the coding sequence ATGCGACGAAGGCTGTATGGTTTATTCCTATTGGCATGCGTCCTAAAGTCAGCTTGTGCCTATAATATCAAGCACATCCAAGGACTAACCAATAGTTTTGTATTGTCCGTAGAACAAAAGCCCTGTGGCGAGATGCTCTTTGGCACCCTCGACGGGCTCGATGGCTACGATGGTGTACGCGTGTGGAGTGCCGACACCCATGGAAAGAACAGCATCCGTGGACGCGTTGTCGAGAACGTGATGTGCGTCAACGGCAACCAGACATGGGTACTCACCAACTATGGTCTTAACGTATTTACACGATACAAGAAGGAATACAAGTTCTTCTCTCAGTTTGCCGGACTGAGAAAGATGAAGCGCAACCCAAGGGGCGACGGCTTCATTCTTGACAACGGACGCCTTTGCTACATGGGTCCCGACGGCAATTTCCGCTCTCTTTCCTTAGGACTTGGCGACAATGTGCCCTGGCCATGCGACTATGTGGTGACCGACCACCAGGTGCTGGTGTTCCAGAACAGCCGTATCATGACCTACGAGTTGCTGCGCCATGCCGACGGCACGTATCAGATAGGACGATACCACCAGCGGGCTGCAAACATCCGCATTGCCGTGGAAAGTCACGACAAGGAGTATATCATCGACGACCAGGGCATGCTGCTGACCTACTCCTACGCCACCCGACGCTTTCAGAAACTGTTCTCACTGAGTCACGAACTGGCCACGCGAGGCAGCATCAACGACATTGTGGAGTTCAACGGCGAACTGCTGATGGCCTTTGGCACGGGCGGCATGATCAGTGTTGTGTTGCCGAAAGGTCCTAACGACACACCGAAGATCACCGACCTGAACATCAACACAGGCGTGTTCTGCCTGACCAAAGACCGCTACAACGATATCGTCTGGATAGGCACCGATGGCGAAGGCGCCATGATGCTGAGCAATGAGGCCTACACCTACTGCACCTACACGGGCAAAAGCATCTTCACCAAGCAGCAACAGGCCATCCGCGCCCTGCTGCTCGATGCCGACAACACGCTGTGGGTTGGTTCTAAGGGCGATGGCCTACTCCGTGTTCCGCACTTCAGCACCGCCAACAGTCAGTCGCTGCCACAGGGCACCCACTTCAACGACGCTACACCGGGCTTGGAGAGTCGCAACATCTTCAGCATACTGGACAGCAAAGACGGACAGCACATCTGGATAGGTCACGACCGTGGCGTGAGTTGCTACGACAGAAAGAGCCAGCGTTTCATCAGAATGTCGCTGCCAGGCTATGCCGCCAACGTGATGGCCATGGCCGAGCGCGACGGTAGGCTATGGCTGGCAGCACTGGGCAACGGCATCGTGAGTGCACACATCGACGAGAAGAACAGACAACCGGAACTCAGCGATGTGAAGTCCTACCGTCTTGACGGCGGCAGCATGTCGTCCAACTACTTCTTCTGCATGGCCGAAGGGCCACAGGGCTATCTGCTTTTCGGCAATCGCGGAAAGGGACTCTACAAACTGAAGGGCGACATCTTGGAGCATGTGCCCTTCGGCGATACCGAGAAGACACCCAATATCAACGACGTCTTCGCTCTGAGAAACATTGCCAACAACCTATGGATAGGCACCAGTGCCGGCATCATCATCCTGGACCATAAAGGCACCGTCAAACATATAGACACCAGCCACGGTCTCCCCTCCAACACCATCCATGCCTTCACATTGAGCAGTCATGGCGAGGTGTGGGCCTCAACAAGTGCTGGTCTGGCTGCCCTTAGTCTGCAAGGCGACGTTATCAAGGTTGTTGACAGCAACACCATCCCAGGGTTCAAGGAATATTGCGACGGCGCAGCCTACCATGCAGGCAACACGTTGCTCTTCGGTTCTATCAATGGTCTTGCTGCCATCAGCTATGATGCCCATGCCACGCCCAGCGCCAACAAGTTGCAGATAGACTTCAACCGCCTGAGCATACAAGGCATCCAACAGGACATCGACGACTTTATGGATCCAGAAGCAGCGGTCAGCACCCTACGTCTGGACCATCAGCAGAACTTCTTCACCATTGGCGTAGCCACCTACGACTATCTGGGCGGTTCCATGCTAGACTACTATTACCGTCTGTCTGCCAGCGACGAGTGGACAGCCAACGGCCATAGCAACCAGTTTACCTTTAGCGATATGCAACCAGGCCACTACACGCTGTATGTGAAGACACGCAACATCAGCACCGGCAAGGAAAGTGGCGAAGCTCTGCTGCATATCATCATCACCCCACCCTGGTACCGCAGGTGGTGGGCCTATGCGTTCTACATGTGCTGCGCCGCCATCGTCGGTTGGCTGTTGCGCCGCTGGTGGCAACAGCAACAGCGCCACAAGCACGAGATGGAGGTGGCGCAACAACAGATGCAAATCGCCAGCGAACAGCAGTCATCGGCCAGCGGCAGCTTTTCCGATGCACTCATCGAAAAAGAGCAGCAAGACTTCCTCGAAGAGGTCACCGAGGCCGTCGATAAGCATATCGGCAACTCGCACCTGGATGCCGAGATGCTGGCCAACATCCTAAAGATTAGTCGTCGCAACCTCTACCGCAAGTTTGAGACAGCCCAGCTGCCACCCGTCAAGGAGTTCATCAAGGAGTATCGTGTCAAAACGGCGGCACGCTTGCTCGCCTCTACCCACATGACCATCTCTGAGGTGATGTATAAGACGGGCTACGACACGCAGTCAACCTTCTACAAGGAGTTCAGAAGGCACTTCAACCAAACGCCTAAGGCCTACCGAGAGCAACAGCAGAGCAAGAACAACACCTTATAA
- a CDS encoding TonB-dependent receptor has translation MRITADCIKKTLLSFFATMMVTCALAGPIKVTGRVQDVNGEPLIGVTVQVKGTSNGVMTDVNGQYTINCSEGDIITTSYVGYKAEERKANKTLIDIILHEQVNDIDEVTVVGYSTRKKISVLGAQTTLKMDDVKAPVANMTSVLAGRVAGVVSVQRTGVPGQDDSDIWIRGISTLTNRNEGPLVLVDGIERSWNNLSPEDIESITVLKDAASTAVYGVRGGNGVIIITTKPGEVSKPKFSFDVFQGITSLTKVPDLVDGIEYMHAVNEAYQTSRGYDYYGANQIINTKIANGMPLTADELTYKQGLIDGNGGKLPASINKYLYPNVDWMREMYHKYGWNRRANVNIRGGAPNASYYISLSYYTEKGLTKDDPSQDFSSEIDYNRYNFLTNVNLKATKTTNLDVGVSGWLASGNYPHEELKDIFSRAMTTNPVIFPVQYADGRSPGSSPHDYSLDSPWETLTRRGYQTQHQTQINTNLKLTQDLGFFEWSKGLSARALVAFDFRATQALKYKVRNSSWKPTGRQQDGVWVEDTNLYPQLTDENGNLLWVKDANGNDTSTPLLDTRPEMLLLTEQYRGNNSMNVTADKWVYRTFYFEGALDYRRTFNRYHNVTGLLLFNMRSYLDANKNELLQTLPYKQQSLSTRLTYDYDNRYFVELNGGYTGSENFKPGHRFGFFPAVAFGWVPSNEKWWDPISKYISFFKIRYSNGKVGNSSTDGRFTYFTQIGDMGDDGKYSSYWGNDGLGFKRYGYTPQWSVVHKQDLGIEINFLDNELTFIVDLFKENRSKIFVSRDNVPLSAGFATGISANVGKVENKGMEASFEYHHQFGKDLYMSLRGNMAMNDDKVIENAQADPAHPWLDRRGHNVLAEWGYVAEGLYTSDQQIKDRNITQFGETYPGELVAPGDIMYKDMNGDGHIDEYDQVCISRGDVPRIYYGFGGDLRWKNVGLGILFQGVADADRILRGNGIRPFTSTSGGGTLYSNIADRWSADDPENTDVFYPLLAWGENDPHNINNFKTSTWWKRDFSFMRLKQFTISYYFPKSWTRNSFLSGGRFYLMGENVFTFSKFKLWDPELNTDNGISYPNVRTFSIGVNFNL, from the coding sequence AGGCTGAAGAGCGCAAGGCCAACAAGACCCTGATTGATATCATCCTTCACGAGCAAGTCAACGACATCGACGAGGTAACCGTAGTAGGTTACTCTACGCGTAAGAAGATCTCGGTGCTGGGTGCACAGACCACACTGAAGATGGATGATGTGAAGGCACCTGTTGCCAACATGACCTCTGTGCTGGCCGGTCGTGTGGCTGGTGTGGTATCGGTACAGCGTACCGGTGTGCCCGGACAAGACGACTCAGACATCTGGATTCGTGGTATCTCTACGTTGACCAACCGCAACGAGGGCCCTCTGGTGCTGGTGGACGGTATCGAGCGTAGCTGGAACAACCTGTCGCCCGAGGACATCGAGTCTATCACCGTGCTGAAGGACGCAGCCTCTACGGCCGTCTATGGTGTACGTGGTGGTAACGGTGTCATCATCATCACCACGAAGCCTGGTGAGGTGAGCAAGCCAAAGTTCTCTTTCGACGTGTTCCAGGGTATCACCTCGCTGACCAAGGTGCCCGACCTGGTCGATGGTATCGAATACATGCATGCCGTGAACGAGGCCTATCAGACCAGCCGTGGCTACGACTACTATGGTGCTAACCAGATTATCAACACAAAGATTGCCAACGGCATGCCTCTGACTGCCGATGAGCTGACCTACAAGCAGGGACTGATTGACGGCAATGGCGGCAAGCTGCCCGCTTCTATCAACAAGTACCTGTATCCTAATGTGGACTGGATGCGCGAGATGTATCACAAGTATGGATGGAACCGTCGTGCCAACGTCAACATCCGTGGTGGTGCGCCCAACGCCAGCTACTACATCTCTCTGTCGTACTATACCGAGAAGGGATTGACCAAAGACGATCCTTCACAAGATTTCAGCTCAGAGATTGACTATAATCGCTATAACTTCCTGACCAACGTCAACCTGAAGGCCACTAAGACCACCAATCTGGACGTGGGTGTCAGCGGATGGCTGGCCAGCGGCAACTATCCTCACGAGGAACTGAAAGACATCTTCAGCCGTGCCATGACCACCAACCCCGTCATTTTCCCCGTGCAGTATGCCGATGGTCGCAGCCCTGGCTCGTCACCCCACGACTACAGCCTGGACTCTCCTTGGGAGACACTGACGCGCCGTGGTTATCAGACGCAGCACCAAACACAGATCAACACCAACCTGAAGTTGACACAGGACTTGGGCTTCTTTGAATGGAGCAAGGGTCTGAGCGCTCGTGCATTGGTGGCTTTCGACTTCCGTGCCACTCAGGCATTGAAGTACAAGGTGCGCAACTCAAGTTGGAAACCCACAGGTCGCCAACAGGATGGTGTGTGGGTTGAAGACACCAACCTCTATCCTCAGCTTACCGACGAGAACGGCAACCTGCTGTGGGTGAAAGATGCCAACGGCAACGACACCTCCACGCCACTGCTGGACACTCGTCCAGAGATGCTGCTGCTCACCGAGCAGTATCGTGGCAACAACTCTATGAACGTGACTGCCGACAAGTGGGTTTATCGTACTTTCTACTTTGAAGGTGCCCTCGACTATCGTCGCACATTCAACCGCTACCACAACGTCACCGGACTGTTGCTGTTCAACATGCGCAGCTATCTGGATGCCAACAAAAACGAATTGTTGCAGACACTGCCCTACAAGCAGCAGAGCCTTTCTACACGCTTGACCTACGACTACGACAACCGTTACTTCGTAGAACTCAACGGTGGTTACACCGGTTCTGAGAACTTCAAGCCAGGCCATCGCTTCGGTTTCTTCCCTGCTGTGGCATTCGGTTGGGTACCCTCTAACGAGAAATGGTGGGATCCCATCTCTAAGTACATCTCGTTCTTCAAGATTCGTTATTCTAACGGTAAAGTAGGTAACTCTTCTACCGACGGCCGCTTCACCTACTTCACACAGATTGGTGACATGGGCGACGACGGTAAGTATAGCAGCTACTGGGGCAACGACGGACTGGGTTTCAAGCGCTACGGCTACACCCCACAGTGGTCTGTGGTTCACAAGCAGGACCTGGGTATCGAAATCAACTTCCTGGACAATGAGCTGACCTTCATCGTGGACCTCTTCAAGGAGAACCGTTCTAAGATCTTCGTATCGCGTGACAACGTGCCTCTCTCGGCCGGTTTCGCCACTGGAATATCTGCCAACGTGGGTAAGGTTGAGAACAAGGGTATGGAGGCTTCGTTCGAATACCACCATCAGTTTGGCAAGGACCTCTACATGTCATTGCGTGGCAACATGGCCATGAACGACGACAAGGTCATTGAGAATGCTCAGGCCGATCCCGCTCATCCTTGGCTGGACCGCCGCGGTCACAACGTGCTGGCTGAATGGGGCTACGTAGCCGAAGGTCTTTACACCAGCGACCAGCAGATCAAGGATCGCAACATCACCCAGTTTGGTGAGACCTATCCCGGCGAGCTGGTGGCTCCTGGCGACATCATGTATAAGGATATGAACGGCGACGGTCATATCGACGAGTACGACCAGGTATGCATCAGCCGTGGCGATGTGCCACGCATCTACTACGGTTTCGGTGGCGACCTGCGCTGGAAGAACGTTGGTCTTGGCATCCTGTTCCAAGGTGTAGCTGATGCCGATCGCATCCTGCGCGGCAACGGTATCCGTCCTTTCACCTCAACGTCTGGTGGTGGCACCCTCTATTCAAACATTGCCGACCGTTGGAGTGCAGACGATCCTGAGAACACCGATGTCTTCTATCCATTACTGGCATGGGGTGAGAATGACCCTCACAACATCAACAACTTCAAGACCAGCACCTGGTGGAAACGCGATTTCAGCTTCATGCGCTTGAAGCAGTTCACCATTTCATACTACTTCCCCAAGTCATGGACTCGCAACAGCTTCCTCAGTGGTGGTCGTTTCTACCTGATGGGCGAGAATGTTTTCACCTTCAGCAAGTTCAAGCTGTGGGATCCCGAGTTGAATACCGACAATGGTATCTCTTATCCCAACGTACGCACATTCTCTATTGGTGTCAACTTCAACCTCTAA
- a CDS encoding GH92 family glycosyl hydrolase, giving the protein MKRKLLMLVASTCMAFAAQAKGNYADYVSTLVGTDSNFELSTGNTYPATAMPWGMNFWTPQTGNMGDGWVYSYNANRIRGFKQTHQPSPWMNDYGQFALMPTTGTPVFAEGDRASFFNHKAETALPYYYQVYLADYDINTELVPTERAAMFRFTFPENEQSCVVIDALDRGSSVTIIPGERKIVGYSTKNSGGVPGNFKNYFVIVFDKPFTYTAAVPNGDIRKGELEASGNHAGAIIGFATKKGEQVHARVASSFISTEQAEQNLKELGKLSFDQLKQKGRERWNEVLGRIEVESNDVNELRTFYSCLYRSTLFPRMFYEKDAKGQIVHYSPHTGEVLPGYLFTDTGFWDSFRGLMPLVNLVYPEMSEQMEEGFYNAYKESGFYPEWATPGHRGCMVGNNSASVVADAFVKGNIKKDALEMYKGLLKGANAVHPKVSSSGRLAFKEYNELGYVPSDVVGQSASRTLEYAYDDWCIYQMGKRLGRPASETDIYKQRCLNYKNIYHPKYGMMSGRDSKGNFPDDFKADEWWGPFTEGNSWHWTWCVFHDIRGLISLMGGNQAFINKLDAVFTTPPTFGGAVDTRKQLIHEMREMQVVNMGQYAHGNQPIQHMIYLYNYAGEPWKTQYWVREAMRRLYFATPDGYCGDEDNGQTSAWYIMSALGFYSVCPATDQYVLGAPLFKKAKVNLANGKTIDLSAPANSDENRYVQSLTVNGKTYDKNYFTHEQLMRGVKLNYQMGSKPNKRRGTKPSAYPYSFSDNNE; this is encoded by the coding sequence ATGAAACGAAAACTATTAATGCTTGTTGCAAGTACCTGTATGGCATTTGCTGCACAGGCCAAAGGCAACTATGCCGACTATGTGAGTACGCTGGTGGGCACAGACTCGAACTTCGAGCTCTCTACCGGCAACACCTATCCAGCCACGGCCATGCCTTGGGGCATGAACTTCTGGACGCCACAGACAGGAAATATGGGCGACGGATGGGTGTACAGCTATAATGCCAATCGCATACGCGGCTTCAAACAGACCCATCAGCCCAGTCCATGGATGAACGACTACGGACAGTTTGCGCTGATGCCTACCACCGGCACACCCGTGTTTGCCGAGGGCGACCGCGCCAGCTTCTTCAACCATAAGGCAGAGACAGCCCTACCTTACTACTATCAGGTATATCTGGCCGACTATGACATCAACACAGAGCTGGTGCCAACAGAACGTGCTGCCATGTTTCGCTTCACATTCCCCGAAAACGAACAGTCGTGCGTGGTCATCGATGCGCTAGACCGTGGCTCGTCAGTGACCATCATCCCTGGTGAGCGTAAGATTGTGGGCTACTCGACCAAGAACAGCGGGGGCGTGCCAGGCAACTTCAAGAACTATTTCGTCATTGTCTTCGACAAGCCCTTTACCTATACCGCTGCCGTTCCTAATGGCGACATCCGCAAGGGCGAGCTGGAGGCCAGCGGCAACCATGCCGGTGCCATCATCGGCTTTGCCACGAAGAAAGGCGAGCAGGTGCACGCACGAGTAGCTTCATCGTTTATCAGCACCGAACAGGCCGAGCAGAACCTGAAAGAACTGGGCAAGCTGTCGTTCGACCAGCTGAAGCAGAAGGGACGCGAGCGCTGGAACGAGGTGCTGGGACGCATCGAGGTGGAATCGAACGATGTGAACGAGCTGCGCACATTCTACAGCTGTCTGTATCGCAGCACCCTATTCCCACGTATGTTCTACGAGAAGGATGCCAAGGGACAGATTGTGCACTATAGCCCGCACACCGGCGAAGTGCTGCCCGGCTACCTATTTACCGACACAGGCTTCTGGGACTCGTTCCGCGGACTGATGCCACTGGTCAACCTGGTCTATCCCGAGATGAGCGAACAGATGGAAGAGGGCTTTTACAATGCCTATAAGGAGAGTGGTTTCTATCCTGAGTGGGCCACACCCGGACACCGTGGCTGCATGGTGGGCAACAACTCTGCCTCGGTGGTGGCCGACGCCTTCGTGAAGGGCAACATCAAGAAGGATGCCCTCGAGATGTACAAGGGACTGCTGAAGGGTGCCAATGCCGTTCACCCCAAGGTATCATCGTCGGGCCGACTGGCTTTCAAGGAATACAACGAGCTGGGCTATGTGCCTTCTGACGTAGTGGGCCAGAGCGCCTCACGCACATTAGAGTATGCCTACGACGACTGGTGCATCTACCAGATGGGTAAGCGCCTGGGACGCCCTGCCAGCGAGACCGACATCTACAAGCAGCGCTGCCTGAACTACAAGAACATCTATCATCCCAAATACGGCATGATGAGCGGACGCGACTCGAAAGGAAACTTCCCCGACGACTTCAAGGCCGATGAATGGTGGGGCCCCTTCACCGAGGGTAACAGCTGGCACTGGACCTGGTGCGTGTTCCATGATATTCGAGGACTCATCTCGCTGATGGGTGGCAATCAGGCCTTCATCAACAAGCTGGATGCCGTGTTCACGACACCACCCACCTTTGGCGGTGCTGTCGATACACGTAAGCAACTGATACACGAGATGCGCGAGATGCAGGTGGTCAACATGGGACAGTATGCCCACGGCAACCAGCCTATACAGCACATGATCTACCTTTACAACTATGCCGGAGAGCCCTGGAAGACGCAGTACTGGGTACGCGAAGCTATGCGACGTCTCTACTTCGCTACGCCCGACGGCTATTGCGGCGATGAGGACAACGGACAGACTTCTGCCTGGTACATCATGTCGGCACTAGGTTTCTATTCTGTATGTCCTGCCACCGACCAGTACGTGCTGGGCGCTCCTCTCTTCAAGAAAGCCAAGGTGAACTTGGCCAACGGCAAGACCATTGACCTGTCGGCACCAGCCAACAGCGACGAGAACCGCTACGTGCAGTCGCTCACGGTGAATGGAAAGACGTACGACAAGAACTACTTCACCCATGAACAGTTGATGCGCGGTGTGAAGCTGAACTACCAGATGGGTAGCAAGCCAAACAAGCGTCGTGGCACGAAGCCATCGGCCTATCCCTATTCGTTTTCAGATAACAATGAGTAA